From a single Nymphaea colorata isolate Beijing-Zhang1983 chromosome 4, ASM883128v2, whole genome shotgun sequence genomic region:
- the LOC116252815 gene encoding phosphate transporter PHO1-like, translated as MVKFSKELEAQLIPEWKDAFVNYWALKKNVKKIKLLRESAVVNAARGDGGGVFSLLNPLRRVGLQIADKLFRKGEMDGDIIQVRGGDEENWYETDLETLFTEDDEVKEFFVRLDEQLNKVNQFYRTKEAEFLERGEILNKQLHILLDLKRVLHERHRKMYSSKSGCGTSPPGSMSPSLRGSEFTESATEADDTGGESPMVAVERVMGPVGRGKVKPGSKGGKANKAVGPGGMRIDIPATTPTRALSALTQSLWEDVVTTPKKDGSGEALNRKKVQCAEKMIRGAYVELYRGLGLLKTYSSLNLVAFTKILKKFDKVSSRQASATYLKAVKRSHFLSSDKIVKLADEVESIFTRHFASNDRKRAMKFLRPQSQKDSHMITFLVGLFTGCFLTLFTVYAFLAHLSGMYSSSTQSDYMETVYPVFSMFALISLHVFLYGCNVCAWRSTRINYTFIFEFSPTTALKYRDVFLICTSIMTLVIGGMVAHLILRTNGFSPQYVDAIPGVLLLIFTGLLICPLNIFYRSTRYYFLRVMRNIICSPFYKVVMVDFFMADQLTSQVPLLRHMEFTACYFLVGGFKTHHSQTCTNSKLYKELAYVISFMPYYWRAMQCARRWFDEGDLTHIANLGKYVSAMLAAGARLTFAMQPTPLWLALVVITSTVATIYQLYWDFVKDWGLLNPRSKNPWLRDDLILKRKSAYYAAIGINFVLRLAWVEAVMHINAGKVDHRVVDFLLASLEVIRRGHWNYYRLENEHLNNVGKFRAVKTVPLPFREMEEDD; from the exons ATGGTGAAGTTCTCGAAGGAGCTGGAGGCACAACTGATCCCCGAGTGGAAAGACGCGTTTGTAAACTACTGGGCACTCAAGAAGAACGtgaagaagatcaaactgcTCCGGGAATCGGCGGTTGTCAACGCCGCACGCGGGGATGGGGGAGGAGTCTTCTCCCTCTTGAATCCCTTACGTCGCGTCGGGCTGCAGATCGCCGATAAATTGTTTCGGAAAGGCGAGATGGATGGAGACATCATtcag GTAAGAGGAGGGGATGAGGAGAATTGGTACGAGACGGATCTGGAGACCTTGTTCACGGAGGACGACGAAGTGAAGGAATTCTTCGTACGCTTGGACGAGCAACTGAACAAGGTCAACCAATTCTACAGAACCAAGGAGGCTGAGTTCCTGGAGAGAGGGGAGATCCTCAACAAGCAGCTCCACATCCTCCTCGATCTCAAGCGCGTTCTCCATGAACGCCACCGGAAGATGTACTCATCCAAGAGCGGCTGCGGGACGTCGCCGCCGGGTTCCATGTCGCCGTCCCTTCGAGGCTCCGAATTTACCG AGAGCGCGACGGAGGCAGACGACACGGGCGGGGAGTCGCCGATGGTGGCGGTGGAGAGGGTGATGGGCCCGGTGGGAAGGGGGAAGGTCAAGCCCGGCAGCAAGGGAGGGAAGGCCAACAAGGCGGTGGGGCCCGGGGGCATGCGGATCGACATACCGGCGACCACGCCCACCAGGGCCCTCTCCGCCCTCACCCAGTCGCTGTGGGAGGACGTGGTCACCACGCCCAAGAAGGACGGCTCCGGCGAGGCACTCAACCGGAAAAAGGTCCAGTGCGCAGAGAAGATGATCCGCGGCGCCTACGTCGAGCTCTACAGGGGCCTCGGCCTCCTCAAGACCTACAG CTCTCTAAATCTTGTGGCGTTCACGAAGATACTCAAGAAATTTGATaag GTTTCGAGTCGGCAAGCTTCTGCAACGTATTTGAAAGCAGTGAAAAGATCGCATTTTTTGAGTTCAGACAAG ATTGTTAAGTTGGCGGACGAGGTGGAATCCATATTCACCAGGCACTTTGCTAGCAATGATCGGAAAAGAGCAATGAAGTTCTTGAGGCCCCAAAGCCAAAAGGACTCCCACATGATCACCTTTTTAGTAG GTCTGTTCACGGGCTGCTTCTTGACCCTCTTCACCGTCTATGCTTTCCTGGCCCACCTCTCCGGCATGTACTCCTCCTCCACCCAATCTGATTACATGGAAACCGTCTACCCCGTCTTCAG CATGTTCGCGCTGATCAGCCTGCATGTATTCCTGTATGGATGCAACGTCTGCGCATGGAGAAGCACCAGGATCAACTACACCTTCATCTTCGAGTTCTCCCCCACCACCGCCCTCAAGTACAGGGACGTCTTCCTCATCTGCACCTCCATCATGACGCTGGTCATCGGCGGAATGGTGGCTCACCTCATCCTCCGCACAAATGGCTTCTCCCCACAGTATGTCGATGCCATCCCTGGTGTCCTCCTCCTG ATCTTCACCGGCTTGCTTATCTGCCCTCTCAACATCTTTTACCGCTCCACCCGCTACTACTTCCTCCGTGTCATGCGCAACATCATATGCTCACCATTCTACAAG GTGGTAATGGTGGATTTCTTTATGGCGGATCAGCTAACTAGTCAG GTGCCACTGCTAAGGCACATGGAGTTCACAGCCTGCTATTTCCTTGTGGGCGGCTTCAAAACTCATCATTCACAGACATGCACCAACAGCAAGCTCTACAAGGAGCTGGCTTATGTCATTTCTTTCATGCCTTACTACTGGCGTGCCATGCAG TGTGCAAGAAGATGGTTCGACGAAGGAGACCTGACCCACATAGCAAACCTGGGCAAGTATGTCTCAGCCATGCTAGCGGCTGGAGCCAGACTGACATTTGCAATGCAGCCTACCCCTTTGTGGTTGGCCCTTGTTGTCATCACCTCCACAGTGGCAACCATCTACCAGCTCTACTGGGACTTTGTGAAGGACTGGGGGCTACTCAACCCAAGGTCCAAGAATCCATGGCTGAGGGATGATCTCATTCTCAAGCGCAAGAGTGCTTACTATGCTGCAATT GGTATAAACTTCGTGCTTAGGCTTGCTTGGGTGGAAGCAGTCATGCACATTAACGCCGGCAAGGTTGACCACAGAGTGGTGGATTTTTTATTAGCTTCACTTGAGGTGATCCGCCGCGGACACTGGAATTACTATAg GTTAGAGAATGAGCACTTGAATAATGTGGGCAAGTTCAGGGCAGTGAAGACAGTGCCGCTGCCATTCCGCGAGATGGAAGAAGATGATTAA